Proteins co-encoded in one Oryzias melastigma strain HK-1 unplaced genomic scaffold, ASM292280v2 sc00442, whole genome shotgun sequence genomic window:
- the LOC112138282 gene encoding cytochrome P450 2A10 (The sequence of the model RefSeq protein was modified relative to this genomic sequence to represent the inferred CDS: added 69 bases not found in genome assembly) gives MISEILGFNGGPRGALYNIFPWLMERLPGHQHTVFGYIEDIRKFAKKKIQEHEDTLDPSSPRDFIDCFLLRRDQEKNNPTSEFHYENLVATVLNLFLAGTETTSSTIRYALSVLIKHPKIQGKMQEEIDTVIGRERCPSMEDRKSLPFTDAVLHEVQRFMDLAPFSLPHYSLKDISFRGYTIPKDTMIFPMLHSVLKEDKLWSTPRSFNPQHFLDHNGNFKKNPAFVPFSAGKRACVGESLARMEIFLFIVSLLQNFTFSSPNGPDSINLVPEYSSFANVPRRYELIATPR, from the exons ATGGAGCGTCTTCCAGGCCATCAGCACACCGTCTTCGGCTACATTGAGGACATTAGAAAGTTTGCCAAAAAGAAGATCCAGGAGCATGAAGACACGCTGGACCCAAGTTCCCCGAGGGACTTCATCGACTGCTTCCTCCTCCGCAGGGATCAG gagaAGAACAACCCCACATCTGAGTTCCACTATGAGAACCTGGTTGCTACAGTTCTGAATCTGTTCCTGGCAGGAACAGAAACCACCAGCTCCACCATCAGATACGCTCTGAGTGTTCTGATCAAACACCCCAAAATACAGG GGAAAATGCAGGAGGAGATCGACACTGTGATCGGAAGAGAACGATGTCCCTCCATGGAGGACAGGAAGTCCCTCCCCTTCACAGACGCCGTCCTCCACGAGGTGCAGCGTTTCATGGACCTCGCCCCCTTCAGCCTCCCTCACTATTCTCTGAAGGACATTTCATTTAGAGGTTACACCATCCCCAAG gacacaATGATTTTTCCCATGCTGCACTCTGTGCTCAAAGAAGATAAGCTTTGGTCAACTCCTCGGTCCTTCAACCCCCAACACTTTCTGGACCATAATGGAAACTTCAAGAAGAACCCTGCGTTTGTGCCGTTTTCTGCAG GGAAACGAGCCTGTGTTGGAGAGTCTCTGGCTCGGATGGAGATCTTCCTCTTCATCGTGTCTCTCCTGCAGAACTTCACCTTTTCTTCTCCCAACGGTCCCGACAGCATCAACCTGGTTCCAGAATACAGTAGCTTTGCCAACGTGCCTCGCAGGTATGAGCTCATCGCCACTCCACGCTGA